In the Chroococcidiopsis sp. SAG 2025 genome, one interval contains:
- a CDS encoding helix-turn-helix domain-containing protein produces the protein MLTDNFVQQIQSMQGRLDLLLHDVDCPQLQPNLLPTALKELGVASEEIQVTLEELHRQNAELLAMRRALEEERRRYKDLFELAPASYAIADLSGTIREANQAAAKLLNVSQRFLSGKPLTTFLSAEDREIFWYKFNELQGMAESQEWTMHLCPRDRQPVKVAVVASMSNCEKTGQPNTILLSLREIGDPNRHLYLSDKLEPQNQNTDIPIGELDLSQKQIYLKGETIRLRPETVWLVCRGIVKLAIACETGEEVLLGLAGAGSPFSALDIDAFGLCEATALTEVELTCFSWSELAANSDLAQKLLPKINQRLQQTTALLAISGKRHAKSRLHHLLLLLAKQIGQPTERGIRLGIRLTHSDLAAACSTTRVTITRMLGKLQAEGKIEIDSKNHFIVCQEQRPQISA, from the coding sequence ATGTTGACAGATAATTTCGTCCAGCAAATCCAGTCCATGCAAGGACGGTTGGATCTGCTGCTTCATGATGTAGATTGTCCGCAGCTTCAACCAAATCTGTTACCCACAGCACTTAAGGAACTTGGTGTTGCTTCGGAAGAGATTCAAGTCACTCTGGAAGAACTACATCGGCAGAATGCAGAACTTTTAGCGATGCGTAGAGCTTTAGAGGAAGAACGCAGGCGCTACAAAGATTTGTTTGAGCTGGCACCCGCTAGCTATGCGATCGCCGATCTCTCAGGTACGATTCGAGAAGCGAACCAGGCGGCTGCTAAGCTTTTGAATGTATCGCAGCGCTTTTTAAGCGGAAAACCGCTGACTACCTTTCTGAGTGCCGAAGACCGGGAAATCTTTTGGTACAAATTCAATGAGTTACAAGGCATGGCAGAATCGCAGGAATGGACGATGCACCTTTGTCCTCGCGATCGCCAGCCTGTAAAAGTGGCAGTAGTGGCAAGTATGTCTAACTGCGAGAAAACGGGTCAGCCAAATACTATCCTGCTATCGCTGCGCGAGATTGGCGATCCCAATCGACATTTGTATCTATCTGACAAACTTGAGCCACAAAACCAAAATACAGATATACCCATCGGTGAGCTAGATCTCAGTCAAAAACAGATCTATTTGAAAGGGGAAACGATCCGACTCAGACCGGAGACCGTTTGGTTAGTGTGTCGCGGGATTGTCAAGCTGGCAATAGCCTGCGAGACTGGCGAAGAGGTGTTACTGGGTTTGGCAGGCGCTGGTTCGCCATTCAGTGCTTTAGATATAGATGCTTTCGGACTTTGTGAAGCTACAGCATTAACTGAAGTTGAACTGACCTGTTTTTCTTGGTCGGAGTTAGCAGCAAATTCCGATCTCGCCCAAAAATTATTACCTAAAATTAACCAACGGCTACAGCAAACAACAGCTCTTTTAGCAATTTCTGGCAAGCGTCATGCCAAGAGCCGCTTGCATCATTTGCTGCTATTACTAGCTAAGCAAATCGGTCAACCTACGGAGCGAGGCATTCGTTTGGGCATTCGTCTAACTCATAGCGATCTTGCTGCTGCTTGCTCGACCACCAGAGTTACGATCACGCGCATGTTAGGCAAATTACAGGCGGAAGGAAAAATTGAGATTGATAGCAAGAATCACTTTATTGTCTGCCAAGAACAGCGACCGCAGATTAGTGCTTGA
- the trpB gene encoding tryptophan synthase subunit beta translates to MTLTPISPNSQPSTQHPDSFGRFGRFGGKYVPETLMPALSELEAAYQKYRHDPDFQQELQNLLRDYVGRATPLYFAERLTAHYARPDGTGAQIYLKREDLNHTGAHKINNALAQVLLAKRMGKQRIIAETGAGQHGVATATVCARFGLKCVIYMGVQDMERQSLNVFRMRLMGAEVQPVAAGTGTLKDATSEAIRDWVTNVETTHYILGSVAGPHPYPTIVRDFQAAIGQETRVQAMEKWGGLPDILLACVGGGSNAMGLFHEFVNEPTVRLIGVEAAGEGVTTEKHAATLTKGRVGVLHGAMSYLLQDEDGQVIEAHSISAGLDYPGVGPEHSFLKEIGRAEYYSITDEVAIAGLQRLSQLEGIIPALETAHAIAYLDTLCPQLEGSPRIVINCSGRGDKDVQTVAKYLKMIGD, encoded by the coding sequence GTGACCCTTACACCTATTTCCCCCAACTCCCAACCATCTACACAACATCCTGACTCTTTCGGACGATTTGGACGTTTTGGCGGAAAATACGTACCGGAAACGCTGATGCCTGCTCTAAGCGAGTTAGAAGCAGCGTACCAAAAATATCGACACGACCCAGACTTTCAACAAGAACTGCAAAATCTCCTCCGTGACTACGTAGGACGAGCCACCCCCCTCTACTTTGCCGAACGCCTCACAGCACACTACGCCCGTCCAGATGGCACGGGGGCGCAAATCTACCTCAAACGAGAAGATTTAAATCATACGGGCGCTCACAAGATTAACAACGCTTTAGCACAAGTTTTGCTGGCGAAGCGGATGGGCAAACAGCGCATCATTGCCGAGACGGGAGCGGGACAGCATGGCGTTGCTACAGCTACCGTCTGCGCTCGGTTCGGGCTAAAATGCGTTATCTACATGGGCGTACAAGACATGGAACGCCAAAGCCTGAACGTGTTTCGGATGCGCTTGATGGGGGCAGAGGTACAACCTGTAGCAGCCGGGACGGGGACGCTCAAAGATGCCACCTCTGAAGCCATTCGCGACTGGGTGACGAACGTAGAAACAACCCATTACATCCTCGGTTCTGTAGCTGGTCCCCATCCTTACCCAACAATTGTCCGAGACTTTCAAGCAGCGATCGGTCAAGAAACCCGCGTCCAAGCAATGGAAAAATGGGGTGGCTTACCAGATATTTTGCTGGCTTGTGTAGGTGGCGGTTCTAATGCCATGGGGCTGTTTCACGAATTTGTCAACGAGCCAACCGTCAGACTCATTGGTGTTGAAGCCGCTGGAGAAGGAGTCACTACGGAAAAACACGCCGCGACTTTAACCAAAGGTAGAGTTGGGGTACTGCATGGAGCCATGAGCTATTTGTTGCAAGACGAAGACGGACAGGTGATTGAGGCACACTCGATCAGTGCGGGGTTAGATTATCCTGGTGTGGGTCCAGAGCATTCTTTTTTAAAAGAGATTGGTAGGGCAGAATATTACAGCATTACCGATGAGGTAGCGATCGCAGGATTGCAGCGTCTCTCGCAGTTAGAAGGGATTATTCCCGCTCTAGAAACCGCCCACGCGATCGCCTATCTCGATACCCTTTGTCCGCAGCTAGAAGGTAGCCCCCGCATTGTGATTAACTGTTCGGGACGCGGTGACAAAGACGTACAAACCGTTGCTAAGTACCTAAAAATGATTGGCGATTAG